From Carya illinoinensis cultivar Pawnee chromosome 5, C.illinoinensisPawnee_v1, whole genome shotgun sequence, one genomic window encodes:
- the LOC122309591 gene encoding potassium transporter 5-like, translating to MADQKEVESLETRETEINEGTDPTTAVGKNMKERKISWAKLRRVDSLNIEAGRVSSSHSHASKVSWKRTLSLAFQSIGVIYGDIGTSPLYVYKNTFTDGIQHQDDILGVLSLIIYTIALIAMLKYVFIVLWANDNGDGGTFALYSLLCRYAKVSLIPNQEPEDRELSNYRLETPSNQSRRASKIKEKLENSKTAQILLFVVTIMGTSMVIGDGILTPSISVLSAVAGIHSLGKNAVVGISVAILIVLFSVQRFGTDKVGFSFAPVIFLWFLVISGIGLHNLFTYEVGVLRAFNPAYIIDYLKRNGKRGWISFGGVFLCITGTEAMFADLGHFNVQAVQISFSCITFPALVTAYSGQAAYLRKFPRNVDNTFYDSIPDPIYWPTFVVAVAAAIIASQAMISGAFAILSQSQNLGCFPRIKVVHTSAKYEGQVYIPEANYFLMIACVIVTVAFKTTDKIGNAYGIAVVTVMLITTSLLTLIMLVIWKTRIWKIALFFVVFASIEGIYLSSVLYKFTQGGFLPLVFALVLMTIMAIWHYVHKERYIFELRNKVSSEFIKELAVNPNIQRVPGMGFLYSELVQGIPPIFPHFISNIPSIHSVLVCVSIKSLPISKVVLEERFLFRQVEPREYHMFRCVVRYGYNDVIEEPEEFERQLVEQLKEFIRHEHFMLEEGTTEQIAEPVNLQHSSLLVKDGNARGSAVHTEELLQLPNPSGVSSGSNSIRSVNAAKSTNSSNRTVSVPIQGVEEEMQFVQKARENGVVYLLGEAEVVAEQKASFLKKIVVNHAYSFLRKNFRQGEKVLAIPHTRLVRVGMTYEI from the exons ATGGCAGATCAGAAAGAGGTGGAGAGTCTGGAGACGAGAGAAACAGAAATAAATGAAGGAACAGATCCAACAACAGCTGTGGGGAAGAACATGAAAGAGCGAAAGATATCGTGGGCGAAGCTGCGCCGGGTGGACTCGTTGAATATAGAGGCTGGAAGGGTTTCATCTTCTCACAGCCATGCCTCCAAG GTGAGTTGGAAGAGGACGTTGAGTTTAGCATTTCAGAGCATTGGGGTGATATATGGGGACATAGGGACGTCTCCACTTTATGTGTACAAAAACACTTTCACCGATGGTATTCAACACCAAGACGACATTCTTGGTGTCTTGTCCCTTATCATCTACACCATAGCGCTTATAGCCATGCTGAAGTATGTCTTTATTGTGTTGTGGGCCAATGACAATGGTGATG GTGGAACGTTTGCACTTTATTCCTTGTTGTGCCGGTATGCAAAGGTGAGCTTGATTCCAAATCAGGAGCCAGAGGACAGGGAGCTATCCAACTACAGACTTGAAACACCATCCAACCAGTCGAGACGGGCTTCTAAGATTAAGGAAAAGCTTGAGAATAGCAAAACTGCACAAATTTTGCTTTTCGTTGTAACCATCATGGGAACTTCCATGGTAATTGGAGATGGGATTCTTACTCCATCCATTTCAG ttcTTTCTGCGGTGGCTGGGATACACTCGCTAGGCAAAA ATGCTGTTGTGGGGATTTCAGTGGCAATCTTGATAGTTCTGTTTTCTGTTCAACGATTCGGAACGGATAAAGTGGGGTTTTCGTTTGCCCCAGTCATCTTCTTGTGGTTTTTGGTCATCAGTGGCATTGGTCTTCACAACTTGTTCACATATGAGGTTGGAGTTTTACGTGCTTTCAATCCAGCATACATAATTGATTACCTCAAACGAAATGGCAAACGAGGATGGATTTCCTTTGGTGGAGTTTTTCTGTGCATTACAG GGACCGAGGCAATGTTTGCAGATCTGGGTCACTTCAATGTTCAAGCGGTTCAA ATCAGTTTCTCTTGCATCACGTTTCCCGCATTAGTAACTGCATATAGTGGGCAAGCAGCATACCTCAGGAAATTCCCCAGGAACGTGGACAACACTTTCTACGACTCCATACCAG ACCCAATATACTGGCCAACATTCGTTGTGGCTGTAGCTGCTGCCATTATAGCCAGCCAAGCTATGATATCTGGGGCATTTGCAATTCTTTCTCAGTCGCAAAATCTAGgttgttttcctagaataaaggtCGTTCATACCTCTGCAAAGTATGAGGGCCAGGTTTACATCCCGGAGGCCAACTACTTTCTCATGATTGCTTGTGTTATAGTCACTGTGGCCTTCAAGACTACTGACAAGATCGGCAATGCATATG GAATTGCTGTGGTTACTGTAATGTTGATCACAACCAGTTTGCTTACTCTAATAATGCTTGTTATCTGGAAGACGAGGATATGGAAAATTGCTCTCTTCTTTGTGGTGTTTGCTTCCATAGAGGGGATTTATCTATCGTCTGTCCTGTACAAGTTTACGCAAGGTGGGTTCCTTCCATTGGTCTTTGCGCTTGTCCTAATGACAATCATGGCGATTTGGCATTATGTACACAAAGAAAGATACATCTTTGAGCTCAGGAACAAGGTTTCTAGTGAATTCATCAAAGAATTGGCTGTCAACCCAAATATACAACGGGTGCCAGGAATGGGATTCCTGTACTCCGAGCTTGTACAGGGTATTCCTCCAATATTTCCCCACTTCATCTCTAATATACCATCTATCCATTCTGTTCTAGTGTGTGTCTCAATTAAGTCCCTCCCGATTAGCAAAGTTGTACTGGAGGAGAGATTTCTGTTCCGACAAGTTGAGCCGAGGGAATATCACATGTTCCGCTGTGTGGTGAGGTATGGCTATAATGATGTGATCGAGGAACCTGAGGAGTTTGAGAGGCAGCTAGTGGAACAGTTGAAAGAATTCATCCGCCATGAACACTTCATGCTTGAGGAAGGAACCACTGAACAAATTGCTGAACCAGTGAACCTCCAGCATTCTTCTCTATTGGTGAAAGATGGAAACGCAAGAGGATCAGCTGTTCACACTGAGGAATTACTACAACTGCCTAATCCATCCGGGGTTTCATCTGGGTCTAATTCCATTCGGTCGGTCAATGCAGCTAAATCGACAAATTCTTCTAACCGAACTGTCTCTGTTCCAATCCAGGGAGTTGAAGAGGAGATGCAGTTTGTCCAAAAAGCGAGGGAGAATGGTGTGGTTTACCTCCTTGGAGAAGCAGAAGTTGTGGCAGAACAGAAAGCATCCTTCTTGAAGAAGATAGTCGTCAATCATGCCTATAGTTTCTTGAGAAAAAATTTTAGGCAGGGGGAGAAAGTTCTGGCTATTCCCCACACTAGGCTTGTAAGGGTTGGAATGACATATGAGATCTGA